Part of the Vagococcus teuberi genome, ATTTTCATCCGAAACCATATTTTCGTAGATGTATCCTGACAAACGCGAAATTTTTTCATCTACTTCGTCCATATATCGACTTAATCTTGCCGCATCAAAGTCGTATGTTAGTAGTCGACTAGCTACCCACAATGTGTGAGACGTTGTTCCAGGGTATAAAAATCGTCCAGTATCTCCAATAATACCGGCATAAAGTAATCTAGCAGCATTATCTGTCATAACAAGATTTTCTTTATTTTCTTCATAAAAATCATAAATCAATTCACTTGTACTACTTGCTTGTGTATTTACCCATGATAAATCACCATAAGGTTCATCATCCGGATGATGATCTATTTTAATTAATTTTTTTCCTAAGTAATACTGCTCTCCACTTATTCGTGGAGCATTCGCAGTATCTGTCACAATAACTAAAGCATCTTGATACATCTCATCACTCACATCATCCATCGTGACAAGGTAGTCTAAATCATTCACAGGGCCACCAACTAAATAAATGGATTTCTTAGGAAAACTTTCTTTTAATATTTCTCCTAAACCACCTTGTGAGCCTAGTGCATCTGGGTCTGGGCTTTGGTGGCGATGGATCATGATGGTATCATGATGTTTTATTTCTTTTAAAATTTCTTGACTAATAGTCATACTTTTCCTCCTAAACTGGATCCATTAACTGACATACTGCAATCGCTTTTGCAGAAACGATATTATCTTTATATACACTTACTTCAACTTTTCCTGAACGTCTACCAACTTCTATCACTTGAGTTCTGATTTCTATTTCGCTGTCCATTTGGATTAATTTGAAATAATATAAGCTACTTTGCTCAATAACCGAATGAAAATTGTATCGTGATAACATCGTTGAACGAACAACACTTGAAATAATTTGATTTAATACACCAAAAGAGAGCGTTCCTAAATTATTAATCATCTGTGGCGTGACAACAAATGTAAAAATAGCATCTCCTTTTTCAGGCATTTCTTTTTCCACAATCTGGTTAGTAATATGATCCGTCAATTTATGTGCAGCCTGTGGTTGCTTTTGTGCTAATTGAACAGTTCTCATCACATCTTGTCGTGATATAATTCCGACAAGCGTTAGATCATCTTCCACCACAGGAATAATCTCCAAACCATCCCAAATCATTTGATGTCCGATACTTGCTACACTCATATGTGATTTAGCATGTCGTGGATCTTTCGTCATAACTTTTTCAATAGATTGTGTCAGTGATTTATCAGACACGTCTTTTGCTGTTACCATCCCCACTAAGCGATTAGATTTATTTACTACAGGAAAACGTGTGTATCCAGTTTTCTCAACCAATTTAACATAATCCTCAACCGTATCTTTCGTTGTCATATAGCATGTTTCACTTTCAGGCGTTTGAATATCTTCTACCAACACGATATCCTTTTTAATCATCTGATCACTAATAGCACGGTTAATTAGCATTCCAACAGTAAAGGTATCATGAGATGTACGTAAAATAGGCATTTTAACTTCATCTGCTAAGTCTATAATATCTTGACTGACTTCAAATCCACCAGTTAACAGAACAGCTGCACCATTATTTAATGCTAACCGCTGAACACCTTCTCTATCACCAACAATCATTAAAGCTCCTGGCGTAATATAGCGTAACATGCTTTTTTCTGTCATCGCCCCAATAATAAATTTATCTAATGGTTTTTTTAATCCTTTTTTCCCCGCTAATACATCACCATCGATAATTTTAACAATTTCTTTGAAAGTTAGATTTTTTATGTTCTCTTTTGTTTTCGTTTCAATTCTTATCGTTCCAACTCGCTGTATAGTGGATACCAATCCCACATTTTCTGCCTCTTTAATGGCACGATAAGCCGTTCCTTCACTAACGCTTAACATTTTGGCAATGCCTCGAACAGAAATTTTATCTCCTACAGGCAAGGACTCAATATGTGCTAATATTTGATCATGTTTTGTCATGCTCATACGTGTCACCTTATTGCTTTCTTCTTGTTATAGTTAATTTAAAAAATCTGTATTAATACAAATCCTTTTGTAATGTTTATATTCTATCATAAAACACGTTAAAAATACATTTGAATCCTATAACAGAAAACAAATAACTGATTCAAAAAAACCACACGAAAACAATATGTTGTTTTCGTGTGGGGTAGTGTTATTATTCATCATAAGTTACTTGATGGAAGAAATAACTATCAAGTCCTTCTTCTTGTTCTTGCTCAGTTGTTTTAATTCTAGCAATTTTAGAAATAAGAATTAAAATAAGTCGTGTTACTAAGAATGAATAGATTGCAACTAAACATACTCCTAGTACTTGTACCACTAAACCATGTGCTCCATTTGAACTAATTAAAGAATCTGTTGTACCAAAGATTCCTATCAGAATAGTACCAGTAAACCCACCCATACCATGGACTCCCCAAACATCTAATGCATCATCCCAACCTTTTTTCTTACGAAAATCAACTGCTATATTACAAACTATCCCAGCAATAGCCCCAATCACAAATGCACTTGTTGGTGTCACATAACCAGCACAAGGAGTAATGGTTGCTAACCCTGCTACTGACCCAGTTAATATATCAACAAAGTCATAATATCCTTTTTTTACTTTAGCAAAAATAATCCACACTGTTAAAGCTGTAGCCAAAGAAATAAAAGTAGAAACAAATGCGTTAACAGCTTGCGTATCCGCTCTTAATGCTCCACCAGAATTAAATCCAAACCAACCGAACCATAGTAATCCCGTTCCAATCGCTGCTACCATCAAATTATTGTGTTGATTTTTTTGTTTATTGGTTAGCTTTCTTTGCCCTAAAAATAGGATGGTGGCTAGTGACCCAAATCCTGCTGTTGTATGGATAACCGTTCCTCCAGCAAAATCTCTAAAATTATAATGAGATAAAAATCCTCCACCCCAAACCCAATGACAAATAGGAAAATATATCAATAAATTCCATGCGATTACTAATAATATATACCCTTTCATTGTCATTCTATCTGCAAAAGCTCCTGTCATAAGTGGAACTGTGATGATACAAAACATTAACTGAAATGCAAAAAACATAATAAATGGTATGGTTGCCCCATGTAATAAATTTGATAAAGAACCGACATTTTTCATTAAAAAGAAATCAGCTGGATTTCCAATAATACCACCAATATCAGTACCAAAAGCTAAACCAAAACCACCTAAAATCCACATAATTGTTGTAATACCAACTGACACAAAAGATTGTGACATAATAATTAATACATTATTCTTACGAGATAATCCTCCATAAAAGAAAGCTAACCCTGGGGTCATTAAGCATACTAGAGCTGTACATAGTATGATAAATGCCGTATCTCCTGTATTTATTGAGTGCGTCATAAAAGTAATTCCTCTCTTTCAACTTGATTTATACCAACTAAATCAAATTTGCGCCTTAATCAACTCTTTCACGTAAACAGAATTACTATGCATTAAATTACTAACTAATAGTGATTCTTCTACCTCTCCATCTTTCAATACCAGTAGTTCCTCACAGAAATAAGTCGCTAATTCCAAACTGTGAGTTACAAATACATATTTAAGTTTGTATTCCTTTCTAAGTTCCATCAATAAATCAAGCAATTGATCAACAACTATTAAATCTAAAGAACTAAAGGACTCATCAAAGATTAATACTTGAGTTCTTGATAATAAGCTTCTTGCAATGCAAATGCGTTGAATCTGTCCCCCACTCATTTCAGTGGCTTTTTTATATAATACGTCAGCCGATAACCCAACTTTTTTGAGTATGTTAGTCATCTCATCAAGCATTTTTTTTTCATCAGTTTCATTCATTGTTTCTTTTAATGCTTCATATACGGTAAATCTAGGATTAATTGCTGACCAATAGTCTTGGAAAATCATACTAATTGGATTCTTCTTTTTGGGAGACTGTGTCACGTTTAGTTTAATATCCCCTGAGCTAGGTTTTTCAATTCCTGATAACATCTTGATAAGCGTTGTCTTACCACTACCACTTTCTCCTAAAATAGCAACGCTATCTTTTTTAAATGAGAAACTAATATTTTTTATAATATCTCGCTTTTTTTTGGAAAATAAAAAGCGAGATACCCCATAAGACTTTGATAAGTTTGTTACAACCAACCACTCACCCATTTTTTAACCTCCAAAAGGGTTTACCTATTTTTTCTTTTATTTTTCTAACTTTTCCTATATACGACTGATCATTATTATCTATATCACAAGTTTTTGTTTCTTCTATTTTTTTTCCATCATCTAATACAATCACATAATCACATAGACTATCCATAACAGAGATATCATGAGTAGACAAAATCAATGTTTTACCTACTTCTTTTTTATACGTTAAGAATAAATCAATTACTTTTTTCTTATTAATACTATCCAAAGCACTTGTTGGTTCATCTGCTATAACACATTCAGGGTTTAAAGATAGACAAAGTGCTATAATACATCTTTGTAACATTCCACCTGATAATTGAAATGGGTATTTTGTCAATGCTTCTGTGGATAAATCCATTTTAAAAAATAGGTCTTTTATTCTTTCTTTACCAACTGTCGAATCTATTTGGTTTTCAAGAAAGGTTTCTTCAAATTGTTTACCTATCTTTTCAATGGGATCAAACGCTTGATAAGCATTCTGTGGAATATAGGATAATTTAGGGCTGATAAGTGATATCCCATCCTTGTCTATGATAGTATTCAACTTCTTAACATCTTCATTATCAAAATAATAGGATACTTGCCCATCAATCAAAAAATTAGCTTCGCTTAATCCCACTAATGTTTTCAATAAGGTTGATTTTCCACTTCCACTTGGTCCAAATATACCAGTCACTTCATTTTTATTAATACAAAAACTAATATCATTTAAAAATTTTTTTTCGTCATTGGATTGCACAGTCAAATGGGCAATAGACATAATGTGAGTCATTTTTTCATACCTTCTAATTTTTTTGATAAAATTGTTCATTAATAAAATCACTAATGTAATTTAACATGCCGATCACTAAAAATAGTACCATACCTGGTGGAATCATTTGCCAAGGATTTATCACACTAACCTCTCTAGCATCGTTTAGCATAGTCCCCCACTCTGGCGTTGGGGGTTGTATCCCTATTCCTAAAAAAGATAATGCACTAATACTCATCACTACTGTGCTTAAATCCAAAGTAGCGTAAACGATAATACTTCTTAGTAATTGTCGTAAGACGTGATGATAGTATATCCATAACTTATTTTTTCCAGATCCGACAGAAAATAACACATAATTTTTACTCCGAATGACTTTTATCTCAGAACGTATCATTTTTATATACCAAGGCCACCGAACTAGTGTTAATGCCAAAATAATTGTTAACATACTCGGTCCTAATATTCCTATCATAATAAGAGACAGCATTTCACTTGGTAGAGACAACAACCAATCACAAATTTTAACAATCATACGGTCAAATATACCATCTGACATGCCAGATATACTTCCAAAAATAACGCCACCTAGAATAATCGAAATAACAATTAATATTGATAATAATATTGTTGTTCTTCCACCAAAAACAATTCTAGAAAAAATATCTCTACCTAATAAATCTGTTCCTAATATGTGCTGAAAAGATGGTTTCAATAGTTTATTCGGAATATCTTGACTATTTGGATCGTGCACCGTAACATACGGAGCAAAAACAATGCAAAGTAATAATAAAATTAAAATAATACTGAAAACTAAAAGTAGTTTATCAGTTTTTATTTTTTTAAATTTTCTCATACACTGCCTCTTTCTGATAACCTTGGATCAATATATGTCATTAATTTTTCTACAATCATACCACTAAAAACAAAAAACAAAGCTGTTAACACGATATATGCTTGTAAAACTGGAATATCTCTATTATGTATAGCGTTAATACACAATAACCCTAATCCTGGCCAAGCAAAAACACTTTCTACTATAATACTTCCTGCAATTAATTTAGGGATACTCATTCCAATTGACACTAATGATGATTTTAAGGAATTCTTTAAAATGTGACGTCCTATTTTTTTTTGAGAAAAACCTCTTACTTTATAATAATTCACATATTGTTGTGTTCTATTTTGGATAAATTCATTTCTAATTAGGCGTATATACGATGACGAATACACTATTGATAACGTAATCGCAGGTAGAATAACAGAATAAAAACCATCAAATCCTCCTGTTGGAAACAAATTATATTTCACCGAAAATAATGAAATCAACAAGATACCTAACCAAAATGACGGAACAGCACTTAATATAAAACTCAATACTCTCATTATTTTTTCAAACCAATGATTATATAGATGAACCATTAGCATACTAAAAATAAAACAAGTAATTAGAATAAAGACAACTGTCATAATCATCAAAATAAAAGTATAAGGAAAAGCATCTAAAATCATATTTTTTATGTTTTTACCTGAAACATAACTCAATCCAAAATCACCTTGTATCGCATTTCCTATCCATTTCAAATACCTTATAAAAAAAGGTGTGTCTAATCCAAGTTCATGACGTCTTTGGATAATGTTTTCTTGTGTCGGTGTAATTGCCTGTACTCGTAGTGATGTTTCAGCTGGATCTTTAGATAGATAAGTCAGTAAAAAAAATGGGATAAATGACGTTAAGAACACTATGCCAAAAACCTTTATAATCAAAGATAATATTCGTTTAATCATAACATCACGCTCTATTTCCTTATCATTGTTTTTTAAATGACATTTTTTCAAATGGGATTTCATATTGAGAATCATTAAATTCTATATTTTTTAAATCTGATGAACCAATCGCTTTTGTTTTTGAATAAGAAATAGGAATATAAACACATTCGTCATTAATATAAGAAAGAATTGTTTTGTAGTCTTCCTGTCTTTTTTCTTCATTAGGTTCAATCATCACTTCAGTAATTAAGTTATCTAACCATTTTTTCTTCTCTAAACCTAATTGTGCTTGGTAATCTCCATGAGCTGGTATTCTCCATGAAGAAACATATGATTGTGGATCATAAGGTGTCCCCCATGATAATGAGTATTGTAAATCAAACTCACCACTTTTTTGTCTATCTAAAAAATTTTGTTTTTCTTCAGATATGATAGTAACGTCTACCCCCACATTTTTTAAATCAGATTGAATAGATTGTGCTATTAATCCTTCTTGGGCATTTTGAGAATTATATGAAAATGTTAATAATAATTTTTCACCATTTTTATAACGAAAACCATCGTCACTAGTTTTCCAACCAGCATTATCTAGTAATTTTTTTGCATTCTCTATATCAAAAGCATAGTGTTTTAAATCAACATCTGAATAGGGGGCCGTTTTTGGTAATAAGGTTTGTGCTTCGTCTTCTGCACCATTTAGTATTCCTTTAACAATATTTTGTTTATTAACAGCTTGAGTAATGGCTTCTCTGACATTTTTATCATTTAAATTAGGTCTCTTACTATTTAATAAAATTGCACGTGATGCAACAGGTTTACTAAATAATGTTTGGAATTTTTTATCTTTTTCCATTTCAGTAAACGTGTCCATACTTAATTGATCACCATCTGATCCATATATCAAGTCAATATCCCCTTTTTTTAATGATAACAACAATGACTGAGTATCAGGTATTACTTTCCACGTTATTTCTTCAATTTGAGGTTCTTGTCCCCAATAATGATTATTTTTTTTAAAGACTGCTACTTGACCATCTTTATGACTCTCAAGAACATATGCTCCAGTACCAATATAGTCTGTTACACCGTTTTTTGTTTCGTTATTTTCAAAACATTTAGGTGAAATAAATCTGAATGGTCTTGTTAATCCTAATTCAACTAAAGTAGGGTAATATGCATGTTTTAATGTTAATTTAAATGTATCATTATCAATGACTTGCGTATTATCTATTTCATTAACCATATCAAGCCATGCATGTCTTTCACGATTGCTTAATATAGCATCAAAATTTTTCTTAACAGCCTCTGCATTAAAAGGCTCACCATCTGAGAATGTCACACCTTTTCGTAAGTGAAATGTATATTCTTTACCATCATCTGAGATGTCCCAACTTTCTGCTAAAGCTGGAATGACTTTACCATCTTCATTTTTAGTCAGTCCTTCAAAAACCATGTTTTGAGCAGCCATTTCTCCATTGTAAAGATGGGGATTGATATCTCTAACATCTTTTGTACTTCCATAATTTAAATTTGTTTTGCTCGTTTGTGCTTCTTTTTTACCACAACCGGTTAATAATACTATTGACATTAAAAATACAAAAAAACCTAAAAACCTGCTTCTATTCACTTAAATCATCCTCCAAAGTATCATATTCACTCTATAACACAAATATAACACATTTGTAATAAAATAAACTTTTAAAATATTTTATTTTATCTTTAAAACACTTTTTACATAAAAAGAATTAATTAGTTGCTTTAATCAAAAAAATAGGAGAAAACATGCAATTTACTTGTTGTTCTTCATTCAACAAATAATTATTTAAATTATGACGAACAGAAATATCACTTATATTTAAAGACTTTAGTATATCAATATCCCACTGTGGTCTATCTATTTTAGACATCGGCATCTTTCTAGCCAATTCTTCCATACGTTGAATATCAGTCATTTCATATAAATCTTTCACATCGTAATTTTTAACTAAACGTCTAGCTTCATTGTATTCCTGTCTAACCTTTTCATCATATAAATAGTGATACCAGTTAGAATCAAAATTCAATAATATACCCCCAGGTTTTAGTACCCTCAACCATTCTTGGTAAGCTTTTTCTGGATTTTCTAGATTCCATGTAACATTTCGAGTTACAATAGCGTCATATTCATTTTCATCAAATAATAATTCTTGAGCATCCATCAATTGCCACTCTATCATTGATGATAGATGACCTGCATTACATTTTGCTTTTGTTAACATCTCTTCAGTCATATCAATAGAAGTTACTTCATAACCCAAATCAGCTAAAATGATTGATAAAAAACCAGGACCCGTCCCAATATCCAGCACTTTTTTTACTTTGATATCACTAGATAGCAACTCTTGATGAATATAATCTTGCCAAATTTTTTTTTGTTCCCCTAGTAATTCATCTTTATGTTGTTCAGCATATGTTATTGAGCGATCAGCCCAATAGTCAATCATTTCTTTTTTAAAATCTTTCACTACCATATGCGTTTCCTCCATTATTAATCTATTTAAAATAATGGTCATTTTTATTTAATTCTAACTCTGGCAGTTCAAATACTAATGACCTAAAAATGTTTAATGCATGCATCAACACTTTTCTATTTTTTTCACCCTTATCACTCATTGTTCTTAAAATAAATCCTGGTTTCTCTAATGTTGATAGACCAAAATCTACCTCAATCTGTAACTTAGAAAGCTTTTCTTTTATTTTTTCTATCACATCATTCGTACAAAGATGACTAATCACGACTAAACTATTGTAGTTTTGATGGCCTTCAAAAAAACCTAACTGTCTCATATCATCTTTTTCAGGTGTTAAAAATGAGTGATCATTATAGATTAATTTTTTATCCATATAGATACTTGTCTTCATTTGAACGCTAGAATATTGAAAGTCCTTCTCATCTTCAGACCATCCAGCAGTCACACCATCAATTAAAGCCAGTGTTGAAGTAGGTGTCATATGAATCATTGTCTCTTGAGAATACACAGCGTTTTTATATGGAATAACCTCATCTGTTAAATATTCTAAAAAACTATTTTCTTCTAAATGAATAGATACCTTCTGACCAGTTTCTATTCTGTTATCGCATTTATAAACATAAGTAGGTGCTTGAGACGTTACAATTACATGAGAATGACTTAATAGTGTCATATTGACTTCATATGTTTCACCCTCAATAAATCCACCACCAGTATTAATTAAAAAATAGTAGGGTGTATTTTCATATGGTAAATGGACATTAGAGGATACTCTAGAATTTCCTTCATGATATATCCTCTTAGCAATTGTTCTTCCATTTATTTCAGAAAAAATCAAATCTATTAATCCATCTGATTTATTTTTCATTTTACAAACCTTCTAA contains:
- a CDS encoding class I SAM-dependent methyltransferase encodes the protein MVVKDFKKEMIDYWADRSITYAEQHKDELLGEQKKIWQDYIHQELLSSDIKVKKVLDIGTGPGFLSIILADLGYEVTSIDMTEEMLTKAKCNAGHLSSMIEWQLMDAQELLFDENEYDAIVTRNVTWNLENPEKAYQEWLRVLKPGGILLNFDSNWYHYLYDEKVRQEYNEARRLVKNYDVKDLYEMTDIQRMEELARKMPMSKIDRPQWDIDILKSLNISDISVRHNLNNYLLNEEQQVNCMFSPIFLIKATN
- a CDS encoding urease accessory protein UreD, producing the protein MKNKSDGLIDLIFSEINGRTIAKRIYHEGNSRVSSNVHLPYENTPYYFLINTGGGFIEGETYEVNMTLLSHSHVIVTSQAPTYVYKCDNRIETGQKVSIHLEENSFLEYLTDEVIPYKNAVYSQETMIHMTPTSTLALIDGVTAGWSEDEKDFQYSSVQMKTSIYMDKKLIYNDHSFLTPEKDDMRQLGFFEGHQNYNSLVVISHLCTNDVIEKIKEKLSKLQIEVDFGLSTLEKPGFILRTMSDKGEKNRKVLMHALNIFRSLVFELPELELNKNDHYFK
- a CDS encoding ABC transporter permease is translated as MRKFKKIKTDKLLLVFSIILILLLLCIVFAPYVTVHDPNSQDIPNKLLKPSFQHILGTDLLGRDIFSRIVFGGRTTILLSILIVISIILGGVIFGSISGMSDGIFDRMIVKICDWLLSLPSEMLSLIMIGILGPSMLTIILALTLVRWPWYIKMIRSEIKVIRSKNYVLFSVGSGKNKLWIYYHHVLRQLLRSIIVYATLDLSTVVMSISALSFLGIGIQPPTPEWGTMLNDAREVSVINPWQMIPPGMVLFLVIGMLNYISDFINEQFYQKN
- a CDS encoding ABC transporter ATP-binding protein, with product MGEWLVVTNLSKSYGVSRFLFSKKKRDIIKNISFSFKKDSVAILGESGSGKTTLIKMLSGIEKPSSGDIKLNVTQSPKKKNPISMIFQDYWSAINPRFTVYEALKETMNETDEKKMLDEMTNILKKVGLSADVLYKKATEMSGGQIQRICIARSLLSRTQVLIFDESFSSLDLIVVDQLLDLLMELRKEYKLKYVFVTHSLELATYFCEELLVLKDGEVEESLLVSNLMHSNSVYVKELIKAQI
- a CDS encoding DHH family phosphoesterase codes for the protein MTISQEILKEIKHHDTIMIHRHQSPDPDALGSQGGLGEILKESFPKKSIYLVGGPVNDLDYLVTMDDVSDEMYQDALVIVTDTANAPRISGEQYYLGKKLIKIDHHPDDEPYGDLSWVNTQASSTSELIYDFYEENKENLVMTDNAARLLYAGIIGDTGRFLYPGTTSHTLWVASRLLTYDFDAARLSRYMDEVDEKISRLSGYIYENMVSDENGAAMVLLTQDVLKEFDVVDSETPAIIPLPGKIRGILSWAIFVEQPEGFFRVRLRSKGPVINGIAKRHHGGGHPLASGANAKDMDEVEEIFEEIKTIVSEYKIS
- the nikA gene encoding nickel ABC transporter substrate-binding protein; amino-acid sequence: MNRSRFLGFFVFLMSIVLLTGCGKKEAQTSKTNLNYGSTKDVRDINPHLYNGEMAAQNMVFEGLTKNEDGKVIPALAESWDISDDGKEYTFHLRKGVTFSDGEPFNAEAVKKNFDAILSNRERHAWLDMVNEIDNTQVIDNDTFKLTLKHAYYPTLVELGLTRPFRFISPKCFENNETKNGVTDYIGTGAYVLESHKDGQVAVFKKNNHYWGQEPQIEEITWKVIPDTQSLLLSLKKGDIDLIYGSDGDQLSMDTFTEMEKDKKFQTLFSKPVASRAILLNSKRPNLNDKNVREAITQAVNKQNIVKGILNGAEDEAQTLLPKTAPYSDVDLKHYAFDIENAKKLLDNAGWKTSDDGFRYKNGEKLLLTFSYNSQNAQEGLIAQSIQSDLKNVGVDVTIISEEKQNFLDRQKSGEFDLQYSLSWGTPYDPQSYVSSWRIPAHGDYQAQLGLEKKKWLDNLITEVMIEPNEEKRQEDYKTILSYINDECVYIPISYSKTKAIGSSDLKNIEFNDSQYEIPFEKMSFKKQ
- a CDS encoding ABC transporter permease, coding for MIKRILSLIIKVFGIVFLTSFIPFFLLTYLSKDPAETSLRVQAITPTQENIIQRRHELGLDTPFFIRYLKWIGNAIQGDFGLSYVSGKNIKNMILDAFPYTFILMIMTVVFILITCFIFSMLMVHLYNHWFEKIMRVLSFILSAVPSFWLGILLISLFSVKYNLFPTGGFDGFYSVILPAITLSIVYSSSYIRLIRNEFIQNRTQQYVNYYKVRGFSQKKIGRHILKNSLKSSLVSIGMSIPKLIAGSIIVESVFAWPGLGLLCINAIHNRDIPVLQAYIVLTALFFVFSGMIVEKLMTYIDPRLSERGSV
- a CDS encoding ammonium transporter encodes the protein MTHSINTGDTAFIILCTALVCLMTPGLAFFYGGLSRKNNVLIIMSQSFVSVGITTIMWILGGFGLAFGTDIGGIIGNPADFFLMKNVGSLSNLLHGATIPFIMFFAFQLMFCIITVPLMTGAFADRMTMKGYILLVIAWNLLIYFPICHWVWGGGFLSHYNFRDFAGGTVIHTTAGFGSLATILFLGQRKLTNKQKNQHNNLMVAAIGTGLLWFGWFGFNSGGALRADTQAVNAFVSTFISLATALTVWIIFAKVKKGYYDFVDILTGSVAGLATITPCAGYVTPTSAFVIGAIAGIVCNIAVDFRKKKGWDDALDVWGVHGMGGFTGTILIGIFGTTDSLISSNGAHGLVVQVLGVCLVAIYSFLVTRLILILISKIARIKTTEQEQEEGLDSYFFHQVTYDE
- a CDS encoding dipeptide/oligopeptide/nickel ABC transporter ATP-binding protein, producing the protein MTHIMSIAHLTVQSNDEKKFLNDISFCINKNEVTGIFGPSGSGKSTLLKTLVGLSEANFLIDGQVSYYFDNEDVKKLNTIIDKDGISLISPKLSYIPQNAYQAFDPIEKIGKQFEETFLENQIDSTVGKERIKDLFFKMDLSTEALTKYPFQLSGGMLQRCIIALCLSLNPECVIADEPTSALDSINKKKVIDLFLTYKKEVGKTLILSTHDISVMDSLCDYVIVLDDGKKIEETKTCDIDNNDQSYIGKVRKIKEKIGKPFWRLKNG
- a CDS encoding DRTGG domain-containing protein, whose protein sequence is MTKHDQILAHIESLPVGDKISVRGIAKMLSVSEGTAYRAIKEAENVGLVSTIQRVGTIRIETKTKENIKNLTFKEIVKIIDGDVLAGKKGLKKPLDKFIIGAMTEKSMLRYITPGALMIVGDREGVQRLALNNGAAVLLTGGFEVSQDIIDLADEVKMPILRTSHDTFTVGMLINRAISDQMIKKDIVLVEDIQTPESETCYMTTKDTVEDYVKLVEKTGYTRFPVVNKSNRLVGMVTAKDVSDKSLTQSIEKVMTKDPRHAKSHMSVASIGHQMIWDGLEIIPVVEDDLTLVGIISRQDVMRTVQLAQKQPQAAHKLTDHITNQIVEKEMPEKGDAIFTFVVTPQMINNLGTLSFGVLNQIISSVVRSTMLSRYNFHSVIEQSSLYYFKLIQMDSEIEIRTQVIEVGRRSGKVEVSVYKDNIVSAKAIAVCQLMDPV